The Hypanus sabinus isolate sHypSab1 chromosome 19, sHypSab1.hap1, whole genome shotgun sequence genomic sequence ACCACTTCCTGCAGCCTTTCCAATTCCTGGGCGTTGGTGCAGGACGTACAGATATTTGTTTCTGTCGTGCTGGATTTGTCACATAGCATTAGTAAGCACTGGATCTCTTTCACAGTGTTCACAAATCTGTCTATCATACCTCCAAAATTTGTTTCTGCAGTCCAAGAGCAGCTAGTGTTTTCCTACCTTGAACACTTGGGATACTTTTGAGCATAGTGAAGACAGCAATCGGATGTAAAGGCAAGGGATTTGTATTGTTGAGGTTGTTCCTTTGTTAATTTCAAAAATAATCTTTTTTCATTATAAATTTATATAAAAAGAATTACAGTACAAACAAACCCCTGTATGTTCTTAAGTGCTGATTAGTCAACACGTTCAATGTTGCTGATGCTGTGCATATTTACCATTGCTATTCATGTAGCTCCTAGGGTGATAAGCCCTTTTTGTTATTTGAGGAGCTTCCAAACCCTTCAATGTCGAATGGCAGAAGGAGTCTTATCTGCAGCCACACAAAGAAGTCTGCAATGCTGTAAATCTAGACCAAAGACCAGCCATTCTAGTTCTTCTTCCATTACACACTGACATGTCTGctcatagcctcctctactgccaaattGAGATTAGATACAGATTAGAGGAACCTTATTCTATTtcggtagtctccaacctgatggtacgaACAATTTCTCTGACTCAGTAACTGCCCCCACAATCTCTGTCTCTCTTCTGGACCAGATCCAGAACAGAGTGAGTCACTACGTGAGGGACTGGGCGGGGAGGGATTTGACACTTACCAAGCCAAAGTACTGCACTGGAGGCCTAAAGCTGAGCTGTCATATGAAATAATTCTTTCTGCTCAGTCTGAAGTGTAACACAAATGAACTGGCTGCCTACCTGCTGGATTCTTGTTTGCTTCCATGTTTTACTCTTGATTTGGGTTCTTGAACATAGTGATTTCATTTACTCCACAATTGCCTCTAGGCTGTTGACTGACTAGAGTCttaggggttcccaaactggagtccacggaccacttgcttaatggtaaggctccatggcattaaaaaagttgggaacccctggactcGACCATAAGCTCAGAAATTCCCTCTTTAGCCCTCGTCACTTTTCTGCCTCCTTTTATAAATATCTACCACTGTGCGCGCCTTTCTCATTTTCATATTATGATCTTAGTGTTAAGTTTAGCCTGGTAGTGTTTCTATAAAGAACCTTCAGTCATTCTACAGCCTGAAAGATGCAAGTTGTTGTGGGGCTTGGAAAATTAGCTCTTGGGGTGCAGCTTTGGACTTCCAGTGCCACTCAGCAAAACACACTTGGGTTTGCTTTGTAAGCGTGCTGGGAGTCGAGCAATGCTGCCTTCTGAGACCATGTAGGGAACAGGATGTGACTTTTCCATTTGATGATGGACCCTCCGGGAATTGTTTGACACATCCTGAACACATGGGCAGAAACTGCCAAGCAATCCTTTTCCTTCCTGAATCCTTCAGCTGAAGGTTTAGTTTTAGCCATGAGCACAGAAGATAAGCAAGTGTTCCCCGCATCTAATTAGGAGttgtaaacacgagattctgcagctgctggaaatccagagtaacacacaaagtactcaagaaactcagtaggtcaggcagcatctatggaaaggaatgaacgtCCGACGtagagttccttctgcattttgtgtgtgttaatttagAACTGTGCAAAGCCTCTGCATGGTTTTGAAAAAGCATGTTTCTGTTGCTAGTTGTTAAGCCTCTGATGCATCCCGTGGCCCATTCTCCACTGCAGTCACTGTCACCATTGCTATGAATGAGTTTTCCCTGACTACACATCAGGTAGATGAGTGCAGGCCATTGTGGCTCAGCTCGTAAAGTCACTGTCTGACACAGCAATGTATCCAGGTTCAGTACTGACTTTGGGTGCTTTCTAtgtgtttgtatgttctgccttgcTTGCTTTGGTTTTCCCCCCTTCCCCAAAGATCTGCAGGTTGATAGGTGAATTGGCCACTGTGAATTTCCCTTCAGTGGCGGACTTGAGAATATGCAGAGAATAAAAAATAGCTTAGTGGTTGACGTGGACTTGGACCCAGGTGCCCATTTCCATGCTGTGGCATCCTAGGACTTTGAAAGGCTCATTCGACCCCACCAAAGTGAATCTTTGCTGACCATCAATTAGTACGTACGAACATTCCTGTGATAGGTGGTGGCAAAAGCAGTTGTGGATGTCTCCCCAGTCCTTTTCAGATCTTTACTTTTTATGATATACTGCTCTTAACCTCTTGTCACATTCTTTGGCTCTGAAAAATTTTAAACTGTGGTTGGTATGGTAGGGGGCAAATTGTTGAACAGAGTTCTGGACCATTGGTCCAGTCAGAGACATTGAGTTGAAATCTCACCGTGGTAGCTGGGGAATTTAAGTTCATGTGCATAAATAACTCTGGAATCAGGAGAATAAAGTCTcgtttctgttgttttagaccataagacataggaacagaattgggccatttaacccattgagtctgctccacgatTCGATCACAGCTCACTTATTATTGCTCTTattcctattctcctgccttctgtaacctttgatgtccttactcgtcaaaaacatatcaacctctgctttaaatatactctatTCGGCCCCTACTATACCTCCCAATTTAAAAACTGTCAGAGAGCCAAAGAATGTGACAAGAGGTTAAGAGCAGTATATCATAAAAAGTAAAGATCTGAAAAGGACTGGGGAGACATCCACAGCTGCTTTTGCACCACCTATCACAGGAATGTTCGTACGTACTAATTGATGGTCACCAAAGATACACTTTGGTGGGGTCGAAGGAACCTTTCAAAGTCCTTGGGTgccacagcatggaaataggcacCTGGGTCCAAGTCCACATCAACCACTCGTCCTGCTGGGAAGAAATCCATATTCGtttgcataaataaataaataatgtttctTTAGAAGCCGATTGGGCACTTTGATACATTAAAGTGACTATAGAAATTGTAGCCAGTGGGTTGGTAAAATTGTTTACTAAATAATCAAATTTTAATAAGTAGCCTTTTTCACCGTCAAAGGCTACTTTACTTTCTCTGAGCACCTACGTGTTAAACATGAGATGGGTGTACCATTGACAAGCGGAACATAAACAGAGGTAGAAGTAGGCAATTCTGACCCGACTGCCTGCTCCAAGATGCCATGCATGTGACTGACGGAATTGGTCAAATGACGAATAGTTAAACCACCACATTTAGATCTCTAACCAATGTGCATATGAAAATTGGAATTGTAAAGTAAATGAAAGCAACGTCCTCCACCCTCTTTCTCACATCCCTTTCTGTACCTGCCCTGTGATGGGTTAATGAAGGTTGTGTGGGCAATAATTAAAGTTTCCCTGCTATTCCCCAGGATGAATACATTAATTGGGAGAAACAGGTCCTTACACGTGATGAAATCGAATCCAAGATTAAAGAGTACAACTCACAGATCAATAGTGATCTCGTCATGACCCTGGTAAGTTAACAAGTGTCGTCTGGTTATACATATATCATAAATGGCATTTTTTTAAAGTCAAATTTCTTAACAATATTTTGGGGGTGACTTCATATTGAAAGCAACAGTATAAGTGGGGACTGAATGCCTTTTAAAACAATCAGTAATTGCCAATAAACCTAGTAGCGTCTTGTTCTCAAAAATGAATAGGCTTTTATTGGATAGTATTTGCCACCCATTATTATAACTTGGCAGCTTTCTTGTGCTTCTGCATCTCATTAGTGAATAGGCATTCTTTTATGATTTGTATTACTTTGATATGGTGGAGGACGGGAGATAAGAACGTATTAGTGGTTAAATAGTCCCCATTCATATCTGTGTTTAGTCTTTAGCCTTTTAATGTGCTTTTTTACTGTGTTTCTCACTCGGGCGGGGTTAGTTACTACTTCTCTCTCCTGGGAATTGCCCATCCTAAAATGCAGGGTAGCAGCAGAGGGTGGAGGAGGTTGCATTAGTCTCCTACTTCCACTGATGCCAGAATTTCCTCCCACTCTCCACTGAAACAGCTGGGCTTGTCTGATAAAATCTTCAGGCTGATTCTGCCTGACAGCCTTTTTCTTTGCTGTTTACATCAGCACAGGAACATCCACTGCTAACAGGGCCCCTGAAGCTGAAGCACACCACGTAACGTCATCCAAAGTGACAATGATAGCTTTACTCTGCCAAGTTACCAGTGTGTGTTCACACCGATGAACTAAATTAACTTGCTTTTTTATTTATTGCTTCATGGTGATTTTTTTTATCTCCTCCCCTTGGCTTcacagaagccagagagtgatagtagatggttgcctctctgattagtggagtgctgcagggatcagtgctgggtttgTTGTTGTTTGCTGTCTCTATCAATAACTTGGATGATAACgtagtaaattggatcaacaaatttaCAGATTACACCacagaaatgggctgaaaaatggcagatggaatttaacacaggcaagtgtgaggtgttgtactttgggagtacaaaccaggataggtcttacacagtgaatggcaggggaCTGAGGAGAGAAATCTGGGATTACAGATCCATCACcggtagataaggttgtaaagaccttcataaatcaaagtattgagtacaagagttgagatgttgaagttgtataaggcttAATtcggaatactgtgtgcagttctggtcacctacctacaagaatgatgtaaataagattgaaagagtacagagaaaatttataaggatgttgttgAGACctgaggacctaagttatagggaaaggttgagtaggttaggactttattccctggagtgtaggagaatgaagggggatttgaTAGGAGTATACAAAATCACGAGGGGTATACACAGGGCaaatacaaacaggcttttccactgaggctgggtgagactggacctacaggtcataggttaagggtgcaAAGTGAAGTATTTAAGGGGGATGAAACGAGCTGCCTGTGGAAGCGATAGATAcaggtttgatttcagcattgaagagaaatttagatGAGTACATGGttggggaggggtatggagggctatggttttgGTGCAtatcaatgggactaagcagaatcaTGGCTTCACATTGACTAGATGAGTtacagggcctgtttctgtgctgcagtgctctagaCCTTAAAAGTACAGTCGTTAGCTCGAGTTTCATAGACTTCCTGTGCCTTTCAATACCTCAAATGCCTGCTCATTGTTGTTAAGTTAGAATAATTAATTACAACCAGTGAGCAACATCACAACCAAATGGTACCTCAGCAGAAGTTAGTGGATTGCTGGAGCAAAATTAGCTTAGTAAAAATGAGCCTGCGATCCAAGCTTTGCTTCAGCGTGGATTAGGACAGAGGGCACAATGTAAACGTGACGATTGACAGCTCTGACATTTCTCTACttccatcacctccacagaacagTGATGGCACGTACACCGGGTTCATAAAGGTGCAGCTGAAGTTGGTAAGACCAATCTCTGTCTCTGCAAACACGAAGCCTCAGTCAATTTACGACACCAAGAAGGCAGCAACGCCAGCACGGCCGCAGTCGATAAAGCGGCGCACGTCCTTCTACCTCCCGAAGGACACCGTAAAGCACTTGCACATCAGCAGCCACACAAAGGCCAGCGAGGTGATCAAAGCACTGCTCAACAAGTTCATGGTGGTGGATAATCCCCGCAAGTTTGCCCTGTTTGAACGGATTGAGAAAGACGATCAAGGTATGTCTATTCAGAGAATATTGCTGTCCTCAGGCCAGTAAAGtagtaacacaagagattctgcaaatgcaggaaatattgtgccggctggtggcatagtaGCATCAGCGTAGGACTTCGGGgtgaggtcccgagttcgaatccagccagctcccttgcacgctctccatccatgcttgggttgagtgttgagctagcaactcgacctcgttaaaaaaaacttggagagggaggggctccgccaggtttcagatgccgtATGATGAGCAATGAccaaaaagattggtgcaaaacgtttgtcatgacggcgccctgatgactccaccaggagttaagggcatgCACACACATAGCAAAAATATTGCCATTCTCGATCTCATA encodes the following:
- the rassf1 gene encoding ras association domain-containing protein 1 isoform X3, whose product is MTWTSTSSSGYCSQEEDSEFEQFFTARTSFIKKPRKYKDEYINWEKQVLTRDEIESKIKEYNSQINSDLVMTLNSDGTYTGFIKVQLKLVRPISVSANTKPQSIYDTKKAATPARPQSIKRRTSFYLPKDTVKHLHISSHTKASEVIKALLNKFMVVDNPRKFALFERIEKDDQVYTRKLSDDEHPLYLRLLAGPDEKMLSLVLKENETGEVNWDAFTVPELQNFLRILQREEEEHVRQMFGKYARCRQKMQEELANRSPG